One Sagittula stellata E-37 genomic window carries:
- a CDS encoding DNA translocase FtsK: MASFQAHNSGRRRDPLLDSNTALVLEKRGRELVGVVMVIVGFAVALMIASYSPDDPSWLSATDAPVQNWMGRLGAYISAPLFMILGLGTWALAFAFAVWGVRMVAHKAEGRSFLCVILAPVWMMLCSVYASGLPQGGDWTHHFGHGGLFGDMVMGSILTGLPLSPALGLKLTMLVLGLGIIGLGAFVLGFTREELVRIGRFMMIGLVMTYAFIVRLTGRGAQQAVGAARVMQERNAERRASRAAVAEAEAISHEGIPTAPRVKRAVPPMDTLEVTEDDVDFDDPAFAPPPEKTGFLKRMPSLIRREPAPMPQPELVENLVDHDVDAPGEDRIRAKIASAVNARRPAMPTLSAKKPDPTKPLTKGRGHGPQPLLISQTAAGAALPPEPPMTAGPAALPPEPPLTASRAVGAGTAGLPPLHATPRGAVPQAPGASRPMAAPVAEEATLPPQPAMAATPRVAEPDRVQATDAYSELSDFDDYGDDDGYEADDRFDDGYDDGDVMSRFDEDDDDHRTLPPAPPMPAPPVYRAAPVQDAKKVVQQQVRKPVQLSTRAKLEAQPSLKFEDNAPEFELPPLSLLMSPDRIERHHLSDEALEENARMLESVLDDYGVKGEIVSVRPGPVVTMYELEPAPGLKASRVIGLADDIARSMSALSARVSTVPGRSVIGIELPNDKREMVCFREILAGREYGDGNHKLPLALGKDIGGDPMVANLAKMPHLLIAGTTGSGKSVAINTMILSLLYKLTPEDLRLVMIDPKMLELSVYDGIPHLLSPVVTDPKKAVVALKWVVGEMEDRYRKMSKMGVRNIDGYNSRVADALSKGEMFSRTVQTGFDDETGEPVFETDEFEPKKMPYIVVIVDEMADLMMVAGKEIEACIQRLAQMARASGIHLIMATQRPSVDVITGTIKANFPTRISFQVTSKIDSRTILGEMGAEQLLGMGDMLYMAGGAKITRCHGPFVSDEEVEEIVNHLKAYGPPEYVGGVVEGPDDDKADNIDAVLGLNTGGNTGGEDALYDQAVAIVIKDRKCSTSYIQRKLGIGYNKAARLVEQMEDEGVVSAANHVGKREILVPEQA; encoded by the coding sequence ATGGCATCTTTCCAGGCTCACAACTCAGGCCGCCGCCGCGACCCGCTGCTGGATTCGAACACCGCGCTGGTGTTGGAAAAGCGCGGGCGCGAACTGGTGGGCGTGGTTATGGTGATCGTGGGCTTTGCCGTCGCGCTGATGATCGCCTCCTATTCTCCGGACGACCCGTCGTGGCTCTCGGCCACGGACGCGCCGGTGCAGAACTGGATGGGCCGGCTGGGAGCCTATATCTCTGCGCCGTTGTTCATGATCCTCGGGCTGGGCACATGGGCGCTGGCCTTCGCCTTTGCCGTCTGGGGCGTGCGGATGGTGGCGCACAAGGCAGAGGGTCGGTCCTTCCTTTGCGTGATCCTCGCGCCGGTCTGGATGATGTTGTGCTCGGTCTACGCGTCGGGCCTGCCGCAGGGGGGCGACTGGACGCATCACTTCGGCCATGGCGGTCTGTTCGGTGACATGGTCATGGGCTCGATCCTGACCGGTCTCCCGTTGTCGCCCGCGCTGGGGCTGAAGCTGACCATGCTGGTTCTGGGTCTCGGGATCATCGGGCTGGGTGCCTTCGTTCTGGGCTTCACGCGCGAGGAACTGGTGCGGATCGGGCGCTTCATGATGATCGGCTTGGTGATGACCTACGCCTTTATCGTGCGACTGACGGGCCGTGGCGCGCAGCAGGCCGTGGGCGCCGCAAGGGTCATGCAGGAGCGCAACGCCGAACGCCGTGCCTCGCGCGCGGCCGTGGCAGAGGCCGAGGCGATTTCGCACGAAGGCATCCCGACGGCGCCGCGCGTGAAACGCGCCGTGCCGCCGATGGATACGCTTGAGGTGACCGAGGACGACGTCGATTTCGACGATCCGGCCTTTGCGCCGCCGCCGGAGAAGACCGGGTTCCTGAAGCGGATGCCATCGCTTATCCGGCGTGAGCCCGCGCCCATGCCGCAGCCGGAACTGGTGGAAAACCTGGTCGATCACGATGTGGACGCTCCGGGTGAGGACCGCATCCGGGCCAAGATCGCCTCGGCCGTGAATGCCCGCCGCCCCGCCATGCCGACGCTGAGCGCCAAGAAGCCGGACCCGACCAAGCCGCTGACGAAGGGACGGGGCCACGGGCCGCAGCCGCTTCTGATCTCGCAAACAGCGGCCGGCGCCGCCCTGCCGCCGGAGCCGCCGATGACCGCCGGTCCCGCTGCGCTGCCGCCGGAACCGCCGCTGACCGCATCGCGCGCTGTGGGGGCGGGGACCGCCGGCCTGCCGCCGCTGCATGCCACGCCGCGCGGTGCCGTGCCTCAGGCGCCCGGTGCATCGCGCCCCATGGCCGCACCCGTGGCGGAGGAGGCGACGCTGCCACCGCAGCCCGCCATGGCGGCCACTCCGCGCGTGGCCGAGCCGGACAGGGTTCAGGCAACCGATGCCTACAGCGAACTGTCGGATTTCGACGACTATGGCGACGACGACGGATACGAGGCCGACGATCGCTTTGACGACGGCTACGATGACGGTGACGTCATGTCCCGCTTCGACGAGGACGATGACGATCACCGCACGCTTCCCCCCGCGCCGCCGATGCCCGCGCCGCCCGTCTATCGCGCCGCGCCGGTGCAGGATGCCAAGAAGGTGGTGCAGCAGCAGGTTCGCAAGCCGGTGCAACTGTCGACCCGTGCCAAGCTGGAGGCCCAGCCGAGCCTGAAGTTCGAGGACAACGCGCCCGAGTTCGAGCTTCCGCCGCTGTCGCTTCTGATGTCGCCGGACCGGATCGAACGGCACCACCTGTCCGACGAGGCGCTGGAAGAGAATGCCCGTATGCTGGAGTCCGTTCTGGACGACTACGGCGTGAAAGGCGAGATCGTCTCGGTCCGTCCCGGCCCGGTGGTCACCATGTACGAACTCGAACCGGCGCCGGGCCTGAAGGCCAGCCGCGTGATCGGCCTGGCCGACGACATCGCCCGGTCGATGTCGGCGCTTTCGGCGCGTGTCTCCACCGTGCCGGGCCGGTCGGTCATCGGGATCGAACTGCCGAACGACAAGCGCGAGATGGTCTGCTTCCGCGAGATCCTCGCCGGTCGCGAATACGGCGACGGCAACCACAAACTGCCGCTGGCACTCGGCAAGGACATTGGCGGCGACCCGATGGTCGCGAACCTGGCCAAGATGCCCCACCTGCTGATCGCGGGTACGACCGGGTCGGGCAAGTCGGTGGCGATCAACACGATGATCCTGTCGCTGCTCTACAAGCTGACGCCCGAGGACCTGCGGCTGGTGATGATCGACCCGAAGATGCTGGAACTGTCGGTCTACGACGGCATCCCGCACCTGTTGTCGCCGGTCGTCACCGACCCGAAGAAGGCCGTCGTGGCGCTGAAGTGGGTCGTGGGCGAGATGGAGGACCGTTACCGCAAGATGTCCAAGATGGGCGTGCGGAACATCGACGGCTACAACTCCCGCGTGGCGGATGCCCTGTCGAAGGGCGAGATGTTCTCGCGCACGGTGCAGACGGGTTTTGACGACGAGACGGGCGAACCGGTCTTCGAGACCGACGAGTTCGAGCCGAAGAAGATGCCCTACATCGTCGTCATCGTCGACGAAATGGCCGACCTGATGATGGTCGCGGGCAAGGAGATCGAGGCCTGCATCCAGCGTCTGGCGCAGATGGCGCGGGCCTCGGGCATCCACCTGATCATGGCGACGCAGCGTCCGTCGGTCGACGTCATCACCGGCACGATCAAGGCGAACTTCCCGACGCGGATTTCCTTCCAGGTCACGTCGAAGATCGACAGCCGCACGATCCTTGGCGAGATGGGGGCCGAGCAGCTTCTGGGCATGGGCGACATGCTCTACATGGCGGGCGGGGCGAAGATCACCCGCTGCCACGGGCCGTTCGTGTCCGACGAGGAGGTCGAGGAGATCGTCAATCACCTCAAGGCCTACGGTCCGCCGGAATATGTCGGCGGCGTGGTGGAAGGCCCCGACGACGACAAGGCGGACAACATCGACGCGGTGCTGGGCCTGAACACGGGCGGCAACACCGGTGGCGAGGACGCGCTTTACGATCAGGCCGTGGCGATCGTCATCAAGGACCGCAAGTGCTCCACCTCCTACATCCAGCGCAAGCTTGGGATCGGTTACAACAAGGCCGCTCGCCTTGTGGAGCAGATGGAGGACGAGGGCGTCGTATCCGCCGCGAACCACGTCGGCAAACGCGAAATCCTGGTGCCCGAACAGGCCTGA
- a CDS encoding LolA family protein, whose amino-acid sequence MIRTLLAAAAAIFLAATAQAQQLSLNEISRYLNTLQTVKSPFTQINSDGTISTGTISIKRPGKARFDYNPPERGLVLVSSGSVYILDRKLGGMPETYPLEQTPLSIILARNVNLGQAGMVTGHSFDGTATVVTAQDPRRPEYGNIQLKFTANPTELRQWIITDGDGVKTTVVLGGLQKTSIPTSQFLIDTELNR is encoded by the coding sequence ATGATCCGCACCCTACTGGCCGCAGCGGCCGCCATATTCCTGGCAGCCACGGCACAGGCGCAGCAACTGTCGCTGAACGAGATTTCCCGTTACCTGAACACGCTCCAGACCGTCAAAAGCCCGTTCACCCAGATCAACTCGGACGGCACCATCTCGACCGGTACGATCTCGATCAAGCGGCCGGGCAAGGCGCGTTTCGACTACAACCCGCCGGAGCGCGGGCTGGTGCTGGTGTCGTCGGGCTCCGTCTACATCCTCGACCGCAAGCTGGGCGGCATGCCCGAGACCTACCCGCTGGAGCAGACCCCGCTGTCGATCATCCTGGCGCGGAACGTGAATCTCGGGCAGGCGGGCATGGTGACCGGCCACAGCTTTGACGGCACCGCGACGGTGGTGACCGCGCAGGATCCGCGCCGTCCCGAGTACGGCAACATCCAGCTCAAGTTCACGGCCAACCCGACCGAGTTGCGCCAGTGGATCATCACCGATGGTGACGGGGTGAAGACGACGGTCGTGCTGGGCGGGCTGCAGAAGACGTCGATCCCCACGAGCCAGTTCCTGATCGACACGGAGTTGAACCGCTGA
- a CDS encoding MBL fold metallo-hydrolase, translating into MNRRSLFRSAAALLGVSAAGGTVAARAGRNRYYDGPVSDHFDGVRFFNPEGQAPKGFRDLLRWRFGPRPEDWPEEVTLSGTAKPAERVQDLTVTMVGHATLLIQTAGINILTDPFWSGRASPMTFAGPKRAVAPGIAFGDLPPVDIVLLTHNHYDHLDLATLRRLKAVHDPLVITPLGNDALVSPTGLRCQAVDWGQSVEAGPLTVHCTPCHHWSARGVGDRSMALWGGFVVTGPAGTILHIGDTGFDGGRPYRGLDRFGPLRLAILPIGAYEPRWFMRDQHQNPDEAVQGLLLSGAAHAIGHHWGTIQLTDEARTAPLTALQEALARHAVAPDRFRAQAPGDTWDVPPITT; encoded by the coding sequence ATGAACCGGCGCAGCCTGTTCCGGTCTGCGGCGGCGCTTCTGGGCGTATCCGCGGCGGGCGGCACGGTGGCTGCGCGCGCCGGACGCAACCGCTACTACGATGGCCCCGTCAGCGATCACTTTGACGGGGTCCGTTTCTTCAACCCCGAAGGTCAGGCGCCGAAGGGTTTCCGCGATCTGCTGCGCTGGCGCTTCGGGCCAAGACCCGAGGACTGGCCGGAAGAGGTCACGCTGTCGGGCACAGCCAAACCGGCCGAGCGTGTGCAGGATCTGACCGTGACAATGGTCGGCCACGCGACGCTGCTGATCCAGACGGCCGGAATCAACATCCTGACCGATCCGTTCTGGTCCGGGCGCGCGTCACCCATGACCTTTGCCGGTCCGAAGCGGGCGGTGGCGCCGGGTATTGCCTTTGGCGACCTGCCGCCTGTCGACATCGTGCTGCTGACGCACAACCATTACGACCACCTCGATCTGGCGACCCTGCGCCGCCTGAAGGCCGTGCACGACCCGCTTGTCATCACCCCGCTTGGCAACGACGCGCTTGTGTCGCCGACCGGACTGCGCTGCCAGGCGGTGGACTGGGGGCAATCGGTCGAGGCCGGGCCGCTGACGGTCCATTGCACGCCCTGCCACCATTGGTCGGCGCGGGGCGTGGGGGACCGGTCCATGGCGCTGTGGGGCGGGTTCGTCGTCACCGGACCGGCCGGCACGATCCTGCACATCGGGGACACCGGTTTCGACGGTGGGCGGCCCTATCGCGGGCTCGACCGTTTCGGGCCGCTCCGGCTGGCGATCCTGCCCATCGGCGCCTACGAGCCGCGCTGGTTCATGCGAGATCAGCACCAGAACCCGGACGAGGCGGTGCAGGGTCTTCTGCTGTCGGGGGCGGCACACGCCATCGGCCACCACTGGGGCACGATCCAGTTGACCGACGAGGCGCGCACCGCCCCTCTGACCGCTTTGCAGGAGGCTCTGGCGCGTCATGCGGTGGCGCCTGACCGCTTCCGGGCTCAGGCGCCGGGGGACACCTGGGACGTGCCCCCGATCACGACCTGA